The genomic region TCCGCGTACTGGCCGTCGAGCGTGGGCACCGGCCGCTCGGTCTCGATCTCGCCGTCGAGCAGGCGCAGCACGCCGGGCGGGTTGCCGCCGCCGAACTCGACATGGTCGGGCGTGAGCCCGGCCTTCAGCTGGTCCTCCTGCGTATCGAGGCCGAACTTCTGATAGCCGCCGCGCGTGCCGAGGATCGTGAAGCGCGCCGGCTCGATCGCGGCCAGCGCGCTCGCGTGCAGCAGCACCTCCTTGTCGGGATAGCCGAGCAGCAGATGGACGAGATCGGCCGCCTCCGCCCCGTCGCGGCGCGCCCGCACCGTGGCGCTGACCGTCTCGGGTGCGCCGAACAGCGTGAGCGCCTGGTCGATCAGGTGCGGGCCGAGATCGAACAGCAGGCCGCCGCCGCGCGTCGCGTCCTCGCGCCAGCGCTGGCGGATCTGCGGGCGGAAGCGATCGAAATGCGATTCGAACCAGGTGATGCGGCCAAGCTCGCCGCCCGCCACCAGCTCGCGCACGGTGAGGAAATCGCCGTCCCAGCGGCGGTTGTGGAACGGCGCGAACACCAGGCCGCGCTCGCGGGCCAGGCGCGCGAGCGTGCGCGCCTCGGCCGAGCCGAGCGTGACCGGCTTGTCCACGACCACGTGCTTGCCGGCCTCGAGCGCGCGGCGCGCGAGGTCGAAGTGGGTGTCGTTCGGCGTGGCGATCACCACGCATTCGACCTCGCCGTGCGCGAGCAGCGCGTCGAGATCGGCCACCACCGCCGCGCCCGGATACGCGGCCCGCGCCTTGTCCGGCTGCCCGGTCGCGATCGCGGCGATCCGGGTGCGGCCGCTGTGCGCGATCACCGGGGCGTGGAAGGTCGCGCCGGCGAAACCGAAACCCATCAGACCAATTTTCAGCAAAGACGTCATGAGCGAATCCTGTCAGCGTGCGAAATCGAACGGAGCGCGATTGCAGGCCGGCGCCACCGGCGCGCGGCGGCCTGCGCGACCGGCTATTCTGGCACGGCAT from Burkholderia glumae LMG 2196 = ATCC 33617 harbors:
- a CDS encoding oxidoreductase; this encodes MTSLLKIGLMGFGFAGATFHAPVIAHSGRTRIAAIATGQPDKARAAYPGAAVVADLDALLAHGEVECVVIATPNDTHFDLARRALEAGKHVVVDKPVTLGSAEARTLARLARERGLVFAPFHNRRWDGDFLTVRELVAGGELGRITWFESHFDRFRPQIRQRWREDATRGGGLLFDLGPHLIDQALTLFGAPETVSATVRARRDGAEAADLVHLLLGYPDKEVLLHASALAAIEPARFTILGTRGGYQKFGLDTQEDQLKAGLTPDHVEFGGGNPPGVLRLLDGEIETERPVPTLDGQYAEFYRALAASVQDGAPFPVAAQDAVDVMAIIELADRSAREGRQLPFVRETF